From Acidobacteriota bacterium, a single genomic window includes:
- a CDS encoding PEP/pyruvate-binding domain-containing protein, with protein sequence MTNSRGEKPDHQTAEVSRPDETAAHTRWKGRGDTGPTDENDTPASHLVGLEERAKELQCLYAISDVLENPQLSPAEVFRDVVGKIPDGWQHPERCRARLSFDDSRYETPGFQPTPWVQRASIMVEGRPAGAIEVAYVDYPATDPDPFLFEEQKLANTIASWVGRYIQARRIEPTGNQPLLPGVRPGPPRKPEWEVILDLLKDTDAILWRRILRRLMNYLSKLGVPGVQKLIQRIDPATYVARDRESTGNQPLPKQDLEIVNRLFDEIIRIASIVVSADDMTVLLKQWIRQDKMGFLALATEQRDLPLAELSEIIDRFCRSAREGEAALSPSDDLNVRAALTQRFMTERLPVVGAAKRYLTIHDFGRLLNHVIGRPQGTGKIGGKAAGLFLAEHILRRDGRGNPLIETIRVPHTWYILSDGVLDFIRYNSLEDIQSVKYSSIEEIQQGHAYLEQTFKHSFFPPELTNGLKLALDDLGDWPLIVRSSSLLEDNEGASFSGKYRSLFLPNMGSKDERLAALTDAIAEVYASLFGPDPIQYRKERGLLDFNEQMAVLIQRVVGTRVGRYFFPAFAGVAFSHNEFRWSPRIKRDDGMIRLVAGLGTRAVDRVGDDYPALLCPGQPGLRVNATVEETLHYSQQYLDVINLTTGQFESKSFRALLQEVGAAFPLLDKIVSVHADDMLRRTSSVLLRPDTDDTVITFAGLVETTGFVKQIREILGILSRALGGPVDVEFAHDGRDLYLLQYRPQSSSGDERRVPVPGHVPASGKIFSANRYVTNAQISGIRYVVYVDPIAYGQLGSMREMCAVGDVVSRLNGLLPRRTFILVGPGRWGSRGDLTLGVRVTYAGICNAAMLVEVARKTGSYVPDLSFGTHFFQDLVEARIRYLALYPDEDGIVFNESFFLRSPNALATLLPEYAYLAEVVRVIDVAQVADGHELHVVMDGEKDEALGFLARP encoded by the coding sequence ATGACCAATTCGCGCGGTGAGAAGCCGGACCACCAGACTGCAGAGGTGTCCCGCCCGGACGAGACCGCGGCACACACTCGATGGAAGGGCCGTGGCGACACCGGACCCACCGACGAGAACGACACGCCGGCGTCCCACCTTGTCGGGCTGGAGGAGCGGGCCAAGGAACTGCAGTGCCTCTACGCGATCTCCGATGTGTTGGAGAATCCTCAGCTGTCGCCCGCCGAGGTCTTCCGCGACGTTGTCGGGAAGATCCCCGACGGCTGGCAACATCCTGAGCGCTGCCGCGCGAGGCTGTCGTTCGACGACAGTCGCTACGAGACACCGGGCTTCCAGCCCACTCCGTGGGTTCAGCGCGCGAGCATCATGGTGGAGGGGCGGCCGGCGGGCGCGATCGAGGTCGCGTACGTCGACTATCCCGCAACGGACCCGGATCCGTTCCTGTTCGAAGAGCAGAAGCTCGCCAACACGATCGCCAGTTGGGTCGGCCGCTACATCCAGGCACGCCGGATCGAACCGACCGGCAACCAGCCGCTGTTGCCCGGAGTGCGGCCGGGTCCCCCGCGCAAACCCGAGTGGGAGGTCATTCTCGACCTTCTGAAGGACACGGATGCGATTTTGTGGAGGCGCATCCTCCGACGGTTGATGAACTACCTGTCGAAACTCGGTGTTCCCGGCGTCCAGAAGCTGATTCAACGCATCGACCCTGCCACCTACGTGGCGCGCGATCGCGAGTCGACGGGGAACCAACCGCTGCCGAAACAGGATCTCGAGATCGTCAACCGACTCTTTGACGAGATCATCCGCATCGCCTCCATCGTCGTTTCTGCCGATGACATGACCGTCCTGCTAAAGCAGTGGATCCGGCAGGACAAGATGGGCTTCCTGGCGTTGGCCACCGAGCAGCGGGATCTGCCGTTGGCGGAACTGTCAGAGATCATCGATCGGTTCTGCCGGTCGGCACGCGAAGGAGAAGCGGCGCTCTCGCCGTCCGACGATCTCAACGTCCGCGCTGCGCTGACCCAGCGCTTCATGACCGAGCGACTCCCGGTCGTTGGGGCCGCGAAGCGTTACCTGACCATCCACGATTTCGGCCGGCTGCTGAACCATGTCATCGGCCGACCACAGGGGACAGGGAAGATCGGAGGCAAAGCTGCGGGGCTATTCCTCGCTGAACACATCTTGCGAAGGGATGGCCGGGGCAACCCACTCATCGAGACGATCCGCGTTCCCCACACCTGGTACATCCTGTCGGACGGCGTTCTCGACTTCATTCGGTACAACAGCCTGGAGGACATCCAGAGCGTCAAGTACTCCTCGATCGAGGAGATCCAGCAGGGCCACGCCTATCTGGAGCAGACGTTCAAGCATTCGTTCTTTCCGCCCGAGTTGACGAACGGGTTGAAGCTGGCGCTCGATGATCTTGGCGATTGGCCGCTCATCGTGCGCTCGTCGAGTCTGCTCGAAGACAACGAGGGCGCATCGTTCTCGGGGAAGTACCGCAGCCTCTTCCTGCCGAACATGGGATCGAAGGATGAACGGCTCGCCGCGCTCACCGACGCGATTGCCGAGGTCTACGCGTCACTGTTCGGACCCGATCCGATCCAGTACCGCAAGGAACGAGGCCTGCTCGATTTCAACGAGCAGATGGCGGTGCTCATTCAGCGGGTGGTCGGCACGCGCGTCGGTCGGTACTTCTTCCCGGCCTTCGCGGGCGTTGCCTTCAGCCACAACGAATTCCGCTGGTCGCCGCGCATCAAGAGGGACGATGGCATGATCCGGCTCGTGGCTGGGCTCGGGACCAGAGCCGTGGATCGCGTTGGCGACGACTATCCCGCCCTTCTGTGTCCCGGGCAGCCTGGGCTCCGCGTCAACGCCACCGTCGAGGAGACGCTTCACTACTCCCAGCAGTACCTCGATGTGATCAACCTGACGACTGGTCAGTTCGAGTCGAAGAGTTTCAGGGCGCTGCTCCAGGAGGTCGGCGCAGCGTTCCCTCTGCTGGACAAAATCGTGTCCGTGCATGCCGACGACATGCTGCGGCGGACGTCGAGCGTGCTTCTCCGCCCAGACACCGACGACACGGTGATCACGTTCGCCGGTCTTGTCGAGACCACTGGTTTTGTGAAGCAGATCAGGGAGATCCTGGGTATTCTGTCACGCGCGCTTGGTGGTCCCGTCGACGTGGAGTTTGCACACGACGGCAGGGACCTGTACCTGCTCCAGTACCGCCCGCAGAGCAGCTCCGGAGACGAAAGACGAGTACCCGTCCCGGGGCACGTGCCTGCCTCGGGCAAGATCTTCTCGGCCAACCGGTACGTCACCAACGCACAGATCAGTGGTATCCGCTACGTGGTCTATGTCGATCCGATCGCGTACGGTCAACTGGGGTCGATGAGAGAGATGTGTGCCGTTGGCGACGTCGTCAGTCGCCTGAATGGGCTCCTGCCGCGGCGCACGTTCATCCTGGTGGGACCAGGACGCTGGGGGAGCCGCGGCGACCTCACGCTCGGCGTGCGGGTGACCTACGCTGGCATCTGCAACGCGGCGATGCTGGTCGAGGTCGCCAGGAAGACCGGAAGCTACGTCCCGGATCTGTCGTTTGGGACACACTTCTTCCAGGATCTTGTCGAGGCCCGGATCCGCTACCTGGCGCTCTATCCGGATGAGGACGGCATCGTGTTCAACGAGTCGTTCTTCCTGCGATCCCCAAACGCGCTCGCCACGCTGCTCCCCGAGTACGCGTACCTCGCCGAGGTGGTGAGGGTCATTGACGTGGCCCAGGTTGCCGACGGCCACGAACTCCACGTCGTCATGGACGGCGAGAAGGATGAAGCCCTCGGCTTCCTGGCCAGGCCCTAG
- a CDS encoding error-prone DNA polymerase: MSIELHCSSAFSFLEAASLPETLVERAAALGYSALALIDRDGVYGAPRFHKAARAAGIKPIIGCELTMTATGSGPGSRSPRRSPQADSTGSPQAGFLGSPRSSVAGPRAGLPALREIEGEPGVPRQSPVSGGPNPESPIPNSEFWRLPVLVETREGYQHLCRLLTRMKLRAPKGEGALTLDDLDGHTSGLIAIVGREALVASRHGVGGLVDRITGLFGRASVAIELQRHFLRDEETANQMLRGLAAAFHVPLIVSNGVRFADPAERPLFDVLTCIRHKTTIEQAGRKLARNAERYLKPPAEMTALFGDEPAALSATRALAERIQYSMADLGYRFPDFPVPAGETANSFLRAITLVGARERYRPFHDKARAQISRELDLIEKLDLAGYFLIVWDIVNFCREQQILVQGRGSAANSAVCYSLGITAVDPVGMELLFERFLSEERGEWPDIDLDLPSGDRRERVIQHVYEKYGRFGAAMTANVITYRDRSATREVGKVLGFDPGALDRLSKLVGRFEFTDTDVDASLLRDLRAAGLDPSQPRIALFADLWRRIQDLPRHLGQHSGGMVLSRGRLDDVVPLENASMPGRVVVQWDKDDCADMGIVKIDLLGLGMMAVLQDAFGILKDRHQACTPRLEMWNIPPDDPAVYEMLQRADTVGVFQVESRAQMATLPRLKPAKFYDLVVEVALIRPGPIVGQMVHPYLDRRAGRAEVVYPHPSLEPILARTLGVPLFQEQLLRIAMVAAGFTGGQAEELRRAMGFKRSEKRMKAIEGQLREGMARQGITGEAADAIVKSIASFALYGFPESHAASFALIVYASAYLKAHFPAAFYTALLNNQPMGFYHPATLVKDAQRHGVRFAPVDVQHSRWECEVEEDGTIRIGLRYVVGLRRQVGEAIERAVGELCEEGIRDLGLGIGSAPTPNPQPSIPNPERCPKCGCDDPRMLERVPAGHAMAWFCNTCAHDWMVTPAPVRFRSLEDFVRRTGANKEELAVLAEVGALNAFGYHRREALWQIEKAVRPAGELFEEGIRDLGLGIGSAPTPNPQPLIPNPQSPIPDPDPCPLPPMSLTERLVADYAGTRLTIGPHPMAMRRRELALRGVLRAIDLPRERQGRRIRVAGTVITRQRPGTAKGFVFLTLEDETGISNIIVRPDLFARDRLAILEEPFLLIEGLLQNQEGVTSVRAERVEGIAGVPIDVESHDFY; encoded by the coding sequence GTGTCCATCGAACTGCACTGTTCCTCCGCTTTCAGCTTCCTCGAAGCCGCCTCGCTGCCGGAGACGCTCGTCGAGCGTGCGGCGGCACTGGGATATTCCGCGCTTGCGCTCATCGATCGCGACGGCGTGTATGGCGCACCGCGTTTCCACAAAGCCGCCCGCGCCGCCGGCATCAAGCCCATCATCGGATGCGAGCTGACGATGACAGCGACGGGATCCGGTCCCGGCTCCCGCTCGCCTCGCCGAAGCCCTCAGGCGGATTCGACAGGCTCACCGCAGGCAGGCTTCCTGGGATCGCCACGCTCCAGCGTGGCCGGACCGCGTGCCGGGCTGCCAGCCCTGAGGGAAATCGAAGGGGAGCCCGGCGTTCCCAGGCAATCCCCCGTCAGCGGCGGCCCGAATCCCGAATCCCCAATCCCTAATTCCGAATTTTGGCGCCTGCCTGTCCTGGTCGAAACCCGCGAAGGCTATCAGCACCTGTGTCGTCTGCTCACCCGGATGAAGCTCCGCGCGCCAAAAGGCGAGGGCGCGCTCACGCTCGACGACCTCGACGGCCACACCAGCGGCCTGATCGCGATCGTGGGGCGCGAGGCACTGGTGGCCAGCCGCCATGGCGTGGGCGGCCTGGTCGATCGGATCACGGGCCTGTTCGGGCGCGCGAGCGTGGCCATCGAACTCCAGCGCCACTTTCTGCGTGACGAAGAGACCGCCAACCAGATGTTGCGCGGCCTGGCCGCCGCGTTCCATGTGCCGCTCATCGTGTCAAACGGCGTGCGTTTTGCCGATCCGGCCGAGCGCCCACTGTTTGACGTGCTCACCTGCATCCGTCATAAGACGACGATCGAACAGGCAGGGCGGAAGCTGGCACGCAACGCCGAGCGGTATCTGAAGCCGCCCGCCGAGATGACGGCGCTCTTCGGCGACGAGCCCGCGGCGCTCTCCGCCACGCGCGCCCTGGCCGAGCGCATCCAGTATTCGATGGCCGATCTCGGCTATCGCTTTCCGGACTTTCCGGTGCCGGCAGGCGAGACGGCCAACTCGTTTCTGCGCGCCATCACGCTGGTGGGCGCGCGCGAGCGCTACCGGCCGTTCCACGACAAGGCCCGCGCGCAAATCAGCCGCGAGCTCGATCTGATCGAGAAACTCGATCTCGCCGGCTACTTCCTGATCGTCTGGGACATCGTCAACTTCTGCCGCGAGCAGCAGATTCTCGTGCAGGGACGCGGCTCGGCGGCCAACAGCGCCGTCTGCTACAGCCTGGGCATCACGGCCGTGGATCCGGTGGGGATGGAACTGCTCTTCGAGCGCTTCCTGTCGGAGGAGCGCGGCGAGTGGCCGGATATCGATCTGGATTTGCCGAGCGGCGATCGACGCGAGCGCGTCATCCAGCACGTCTACGAGAAGTACGGCCGCTTTGGTGCGGCCATGACGGCCAACGTCATTACGTACCGCGATCGCAGCGCCACGCGCGAAGTGGGCAAGGTGCTGGGCTTCGACCCGGGCGCACTCGATCGCCTGTCGAAGCTTGTCGGGCGCTTCGAGTTCACCGACACGGATGTGGACGCGTCGCTGCTGCGCGATCTGCGCGCTGCAGGCCTCGATCCTTCGCAGCCGCGGATCGCGTTGTTCGCGGATCTGTGGCGGCGCATCCAGGATCTGCCGCGGCACCTGGGCCAGCACTCGGGGGGCATGGTGCTGTCGCGCGGCCGGCTCGATGACGTGGTGCCGCTCGAGAACGCGAGCATGCCGGGACGAGTGGTCGTGCAGTGGGACAAGGACGACTGCGCCGACATGGGGATCGTCAAGATCGACCTGCTGGGGCTGGGCATGATGGCCGTGCTGCAGGACGCGTTCGGCATCCTGAAGGATCGCCACCAGGCTTGCACGCCGCGGCTCGAGATGTGGAACATCCCGCCTGACGATCCGGCGGTGTACGAGATGCTCCAGCGCGCCGACACGGTGGGCGTCTTCCAGGTGGAGTCGCGCGCGCAGATGGCCACGCTGCCGCGTCTCAAGCCCGCGAAATTCTACGACCTGGTCGTCGAGGTGGCGCTCATCCGGCCGGGACCGATCGTGGGGCAGATGGTGCACCCGTATCTGGATCGACGGGCGGGCCGGGCCGAGGTCGTGTATCCGCATCCGTCGCTCGAGCCCATCCTGGCGCGCACGCTGGGCGTGCCGCTGTTCCAGGAGCAGTTGCTGCGGATCGCGATGGTTGCGGCGGGGTTTACCGGCGGCCAGGCCGAAGAGTTGCGGCGTGCCATGGGATTCAAGCGATCGGAGAAACGGATGAAGGCCATCGAGGGGCAGCTTCGTGAGGGCATGGCACGGCAGGGCATCACGGGTGAAGCGGCCGACGCGATCGTCAAGTCGATTGCGTCGTTCGCGTTGTACGGATTTCCCGAATCGCATGCGGCCAGCTTCGCGCTGATCGTGTATGCGAGCGCGTACCTGAAGGCGCATTTTCCGGCCGCGTTCTACACGGCCCTGCTCAACAACCAGCCGATGGGGTTCTACCACCCGGCGACGCTCGTCAAGGATGCGCAGCGGCACGGCGTGCGGTTTGCGCCGGTTGACGTGCAACATTCGCGCTGGGAGTGCGAGGTGGAGGAGGACGGCACCATCCGGATTGGATTGCGGTATGTCGTGGGGCTTCGTCGACAGGTGGGCGAAGCAATCGAGCGCGCGGTGGGGGAGCTGTGTGAAGAAGGGATTAGGGATTTGGGATTAGGGATTGGTTCTGCCCCAACCCCCAATCCCCAACCCTCAATCCCCAACCCCGAGCGTTGTCCCAAGTGCGGATGCGACGATCCGCGCATGCTCGAGCGTGTGCCGGCAGGCCACGCGATGGCGTGGTTCTGCAACACGTGCGCGCACGACTGGATGGTCACGCCAGCCCCGGTGCGTTTCCGCTCGCTCGAGGATTTTGTCCGACGCACGGGCGCGAACAAGGAGGAGTTGGCCGTGCTGGCCGAGGTCGGGGCGCTCAACGCGTTCGGCTATCATCGGCGCGAGGCGCTGTGGCAGATTGAGAAGGCCGTGCGGCCGGCGGGGGAGTTGTTTGAAGAAGGGATTAGGGATTTGGGATTAGGGATTGGTTCTGCCCCAACCCCCAATCCCCAACCTCTAATCCCCAATCCCCAATCCCCAATCCCTGATCCCGATCCCTGTCCGTTACCCCCCATGTCTCTCACCGAACGCCTTGTGGCCGATTATGCCGGCACACGTCTCACCATCGGCCCGCATCCGATGGCCATGCGGCGTCGCGAACTGGCGCTGCGCGGCGTGCTGCGCGCCATCGACCTGCCGCGCGAGCGCCAGGGCCGCCGCATCCGTGTGGCCGGCACGGTCATCACCCGGCAGCGGCCGGGGACGGCGAAGGGATTTGTCTTCCTCACGCTCGAGGACGAAACGGGCATCTCGAACATCATCGTGCGGCCCGACCTGTTCGCGCGGGATCGACTGGCGATTCTGGAAGAGCCGTTTCTGCTCATCGAGGGGTTGCTGCAGAACCAGGAGGGCGTGACCTCGGTGCGTGCCGAGCGCGTTGAAGGCATTGCGGGTGTGCCCATCGACGTCGAGTCGCACGATTTTTATTAG
- a CDS encoding TonB-dependent receptor — translation MRSRTLMAVLMVLAVAASAWAQGNPTGVIRGTVTDPSGLAMPGVTVTVSSSALQGTRSVVTSANGDFMIPFLPPGEYAVSFELQGFAPQKQTIGVAMAETRALQVKLALATVTETVTVTGSTSTEILKTGTIAQTYTAAKIENLPVGRTLESAVLLAPGVSGNGPRGGIVLAGALSYEGLYLINGVNVNENLRGQPRTLYIEDAIQETKISTGNISAEYGRFNGGVVNMITKSGGNRFSGSFRDSFSNDAWRALRPMSDVTTDQIVPAYEVTFGGPIMRDKVWFFADGRYQNNKQQRVLPYTGLSYPYAQSDKRYEGKGTYAINSQNTVKASFTKKWIWTTNNTSNSPIDLDSLYNNGTTDTLTAFNYTSILSSKLFLEAQFSRKTMVTEDTGAQFIDVVKGTLMFDRSRGSARFNSPTFCAVCGTGWHEERNNWDWFAKFGYFLSTDKTGSHSLVLGFDNFKESRKVDNYQSGSGYRVYATKTYIVDTPDHTIYPVIDGSSYIQYTPLVAPSVGSDIRTYSLFANDQWRFNHRLTFNIGARYDQNRSKDQGGVPVLRDWQWSPRLGFSWDIRDDGKWIANAGYARYVMGVNGAVVDAGSSGGRTASYSWTYTGPKLNSTCSGADCQKIADILPQVFSWFNSIGGINNTTYRSAPSIPGVTAKVSGSTKAPSANEITVGIARELGKNRGTLRVDYAYRKYRDMYGSFTDMTTGKVTDPTGRTYDAELEKNTPDAIRWYHAVTVAADYRLSRLTFGGNYTLSYSKGNNDGENVGSGPIMASINTFPEYRQEAWNWPTGYMGNDQRHKARAYASYLVPVNPSFGQFTLGLVQRFDSGTPYDIALSVNPSTYVTNPGYITPPTSVTYYISGRGPLRNQNVSNTDLSLTWTRKIHGSVEVFFRGLISNVFNNLAVTSVDTTVSSNASPGTYTAASLPAFNPFTAAPVADVNYRYGPLFGQPTGPTSYQFPRTESFSVGIRF, via the coding sequence ATGCGTAGCAGAACACTGATGGCTGTGCTCATGGTGCTGGCCGTGGCGGCAAGTGCCTGGGCTCAGGGCAATCCAACCGGTGTCATCAGAGGCACGGTCACCGATCCTTCCGGACTGGCGATGCCTGGCGTCACGGTCACCGTCTCGTCGTCCGCGTTGCAGGGCACGCGCAGCGTGGTGACGTCAGCCAACGGCGACTTCATGATTCCGTTCCTGCCGCCGGGCGAGTACGCCGTGAGCTTCGAGTTGCAGGGGTTCGCGCCGCAGAAACAGACGATTGGCGTGGCCATGGCGGAAACCCGGGCGCTGCAAGTCAAGCTTGCGCTGGCCACGGTGACCGAGACGGTCACCGTCACCGGGTCGACGTCGACCGAGATTCTCAAGACGGGCACGATTGCGCAGACGTACACCGCGGCGAAGATCGAGAACCTGCCGGTCGGCCGGACCCTGGAATCCGCGGTCCTGCTCGCGCCCGGCGTGAGCGGTAACGGGCCGAGGGGCGGCATCGTGCTCGCCGGCGCGCTGTCCTACGAGGGCCTGTACCTGATTAACGGCGTGAACGTGAACGAGAACCTTCGCGGCCAACCGCGGACGCTGTACATCGAAGACGCCATTCAGGAAACCAAGATCTCGACCGGCAACATCTCGGCCGAGTACGGCCGCTTCAACGGCGGCGTCGTCAACATGATCACGAAGTCGGGCGGCAATCGCTTCAGCGGGTCGTTTCGCGACTCGTTCTCCAACGACGCGTGGCGGGCGCTGCGGCCGATGAGCGACGTCACGACGGACCAGATTGTCCCGGCGTACGAGGTCACCTTCGGTGGTCCGATCATGAGGGACAAGGTCTGGTTCTTCGCCGACGGGCGCTACCAGAACAACAAGCAACAGCGGGTGCTTCCTTACACCGGCCTCTCCTATCCTTATGCGCAGAGCGACAAGCGCTACGAGGGGAAAGGCACCTACGCGATCAACTCTCAGAATACGGTGAAAGCGTCGTTTACGAAGAAGTGGATTTGGACCACGAACAACACGTCCAATAGCCCGATCGACCTCGACAGCCTGTACAACAACGGCACCACTGACACGCTGACGGCCTTCAACTATACGAGCATCCTCTCGTCGAAGCTGTTTCTCGAGGCCCAGTTCTCGAGAAAGACCATGGTCACCGAGGACACCGGCGCGCAGTTCATCGACGTGGTGAAGGGCACGCTGATGTTCGACCGTTCGCGTGGCAGCGCGCGCTTCAACTCGCCAACCTTCTGCGCCGTCTGCGGCACGGGCTGGCACGAGGAGCGCAACAACTGGGATTGGTTCGCCAAGTTCGGCTACTTTCTCTCGACTGATAAGACCGGGTCGCATTCGTTGGTGCTCGGCTTCGACAACTTCAAGGAATCGCGCAAGGTGGATAACTATCAGTCGGGCAGCGGGTACCGCGTCTACGCGACCAAGACGTATATCGTGGATACGCCCGACCACACCATCTACCCGGTGATCGACGGCAGCAGCTACATCCAGTACACCCCGCTGGTGGCGCCGAGCGTCGGCAGCGATATCCGTACCTACTCGCTGTTCGCGAACGACCAGTGGCGCTTCAACCACAGGTTGACGTTCAACATCGGGGCCCGCTACGACCAGAACCGCTCGAAAGACCAGGGAGGCGTGCCGGTCCTGAGAGACTGGCAGTGGAGCCCGCGCCTGGGCTTCAGTTGGGATATCAGGGACGACGGGAAATGGATCGCCAACGCTGGTTACGCCCGCTACGTCATGGGCGTCAACGGCGCGGTCGTCGATGCCGGCTCGTCGGGCGGCCGCACGGCGTCCTACTCATGGACCTACACGGGGCCGAAGCTGAACTCCACGTGCTCGGGGGCAGACTGCCAGAAGATTGCCGATATCCTTCCGCAGGTGTTCTCGTGGTTCAACAGCATCGGCGGCATCAACAACACGACCTACCGGAGCGCGCCGTCGATCCCCGGCGTCACCGCCAAGGTCAGCGGCAGCACGAAGGCGCCTAGCGCGAATGAGATCACGGTCGGCATCGCGCGGGAACTGGGCAAGAACCGTGGGACACTTCGCGTCGACTACGCCTACCGCAAGTACCGCGACATGTACGGCAGCTTCACCGACATGACCACCGGCAAGGTCACCGATCCGACGGGTCGCACGTACGATGCTGAACTCGAGAAAAACACGCCTGACGCAATCCGTTGGTACCACGCGGTGACGGTGGCCGCAGACTATCGTCTCAGCCGGCTGACGTTCGGCGGCAACTACACGCTGTCGTACTCCAAGGGCAACAACGACGGCGAAAACGTGGGCAGCGGGCCGATCATGGCCAGCATCAACACGTTCCCCGAGTACCGCCAGGAGGCGTGGAACTGGCCGACCGGCTACATGGGGAACGACCAGCGGCACAAGGCGCGCGCCTACGCGTCGTATCTGGTGCCGGTCAACCCGAGCTTCGGCCAGTTCACGCTCGGCCTGGTCCAGCGCTTCGACTCGGGCACGCCCTACGACATCGCGTTGTCTGTGAACCCATCGACATACGTCACAAATCCCGGCTACATCACTCCGCCCACGAGCGTCACGTACTACATCTCTGGCCGTGGCCCGCTGCGGAACCAGAACGTCTCTAATACCGACCTGTCGCTGACGTGGACCAGGAAGATCCATGGCTCGGTGGAAGTGTTTTTCCGCGGTCTGATCTCCAACGTCTTCAACAATCTGGCCGTGACGAGCGTCGACACGACGGTGTCTTCGAACGCGTCGCCAGGCACGTACACCGCCGCCAGCCTGCCGGCGTTCAACCCGTTCACGGCGGCGCCGGTCGCCGACGTCAACTACCGGTACGGCCCGCTGTTCGGGCAGCCGACCGGCCCGACCAGCTACCAGTTCCCGCGAACGGAGAGCTTCTCGGTGGGGATCCGCTTCTAG
- a CDS encoding HAD hydrolase-like protein, which produces MLDSIQPPALVIFDLGGTTIRDRGEVPAAFAGSLEASGLAVEPGAITEWRGASKREVLSHLVADQRPALEDTEREALVAIIYRHFCTMLTQRLRTTRDLAFPDARVAFERLHDAGICVALNSGFDRSIVDVILTVAGWPKDLVDAVVCGDEVSAGRPAPFMIFRSMEQTGVYDVGRVAVVGDTRLDLEAGANAGVAYRIGVLTGAHDRATLDRAPHTHLLESVGVVPDLWL; this is translated from the coding sequence ATGCTTGACTCTATCCAGCCGCCCGCACTCGTCATCTTTGATCTGGGCGGTACCACCATCAGGGACCGCGGGGAGGTTCCCGCCGCCTTTGCCGGCTCTCTCGAGGCATCTGGCCTCGCCGTCGAGCCCGGCGCCATCACGGAATGGCGGGGTGCCTCCAAGCGGGAGGTGCTCAGCCATCTTGTTGCCGATCAACGTCCGGCACTTGAAGACACCGAGCGCGAGGCGCTCGTGGCCATCATCTACCGGCACTTCTGCACGATGCTCACGCAACGGCTGCGTACCACCCGCGACCTGGCGTTTCCCGACGCTCGTGTGGCGTTTGAGCGGCTCCATGATGCAGGAATCTGCGTGGCGCTCAACTCGGGATTTGACCGAAGCATCGTGGACGTGATCCTCACGGTGGCGGGCTGGCCCAAAGACCTGGTCGATGCGGTGGTCTGCGGTGACGAGGTCTCGGCCGGGCGCCCGGCCCCGTTCATGATCTTCCGCAGCATGGAACAGACCGGCGTCTATGACGTCGGTCGCGTGGCCGTGGTCGGGGACACGCGGCTGGATCTTGAAGCCGGGGCCAATGCCGGCGTGGCCTATCGAATCGGCGTGCTGACTGGGGCACACGATCGGGCGACGCTCGACCGTGCCCCGCACACTCACCTCCTTGAGTCGGTCGGTGTCGTCCCAGACCTCTGGCTCTGA